A genomic segment from Nicotiana sylvestris chromosome 1, ASM39365v2, whole genome shotgun sequence encodes:
- the LOC138874639 gene encoding uncharacterized protein, with the protein MEQILQALAFPEQFIRWIMTCMETVTYTIMINGALTKPFDARKGLREDIGSIKILFQCFMEFSKASGLQINKNKSSIFFGGVTNEEEEEILAFIGIQRGVLPVRYLGRIQLIKSVLFSIQTYWAQIFVLPKKITKLIEAICRSFLWMGEEKKKLWVQWVHSYYIRGRNIWTVQLKQASWMVGKIMKAQRTMMEAGFSQDDITNMNSCSIKHIYHKLRGTFEKVSWRKVVCHNGGCPRWKFVLTMTAHGRLYTKDRLQRWGMAVDQDCILCNNEKETIQYLFFECSYSKTLWSKLLEWQGIDIPVQGWKRS; encoded by the exons ATGGAGCAGATATTACAAGCATTAGCATTCCCAGAGCAGTTTATAAGATGGATCATGACATGTATGGAAACTGTCACATACACAATCATGATAAATGGTGCACTAACTAAGCCATTTGATGCTAGGAAAGGATTGAG GGAAGACATTGGATCAATTAAAATATTATTCCAATGCTTTATGGAATTTTCAAAAGCATCTGGATTGCagataaataaaaacaaaagttCAATTTTCTTTGGAGGAGTCACAAATGAAGAGGAGGAGGAGATCCTAGCATTTATTGGAATTCAGAGAGGAGTTCTACCAGTTAGATACCTTG GAAGGATTCAGCTCATAAAAAGTGTTCTGTTCTCCATCCAAACCTACTGGGCCCAAATATTTGTTCTGCcaaagaaaattacaaaacttATTGAGGCAATTTGCAGGAGTTTCTTATGGATGGGAGAAG agaagaagaagctaTGGGTACAATGGGTACATAGTTATTACATTAGAGGAAGAAATATCTGGACAGTACAGTTAAAGCAAGCTTCATGGATGGTAGGCAAGATCATGAAGGCACAGAGGACTATGATGGAAGCAGGATTCAGCCAGGATGATATTACAAATATGAATAGCTGTTCTATCAAACATATTTATCATAAGTTGCGAGGTACATTTGAGAAAGTAAGTTGGAGGAAAGTAGTTTGTCACAATGGAGGATGTCCCAGATGGAAATTTGTACTAACTATGACAGCACATGGAAGATTATATACAAAGGATAGATTGCAAAGATGGGGAATGGCAGTTGATCAAGATTGTATCCTGTGTAACAATGAAAAGGAAACCATACAATACTTGTTCTTTGAGTGTTCTTATTCAAAAACACTGTGGAGTAAACTGTTAGAGTGGCAAGGCATTGACATACCAGTACAAGGTTGGAAGAGGAGCTAA